A single window of Colletotrichum destructivum chromosome 9, complete sequence DNA harbors:
- a CDS encoding Putative FAD-binding domain, PCMH-type, FAD-binding, type PCMH, subdomain 2, whose translation MAVPSPFVSVGAGSRWINVSEAIEPLGLAVVGGRSPNVGVSGFLLGSGLSFLTGRRGFGCDNVRNFQVALVSGEIVNANPEENRDLYWALRGGGGSSFGITTRYNLETYKQGDIWSRLTVWPASEAANVLGTFSTITKEKLHSGQDPDSHFMYGLAYPEGAEGDGLVTTVYGFHLNLSSPHAPDGESDTMESFTQLPAQLMNNTLVSNLTGQVRHLSIFGEGKRETWYAMSIRDGSDSRAFLTDITITFTAFADELRAAGDARKTTAMQMNGGNPTGLRPSEFPSYIIIISVPTTWTDPALDEFVETRTNQFVNDVSAMAKARGFGNGYEYMNYAGKLQDEIASYGEENQVKLQAIARKYDPDGLLRKLWEGYFKP comes from the exons ATGGCAGTCCCTTCACCGTTCGTTtctgtcggcgccggcagccgCTGGATCAATGTCAGCGAGGCTATCGAGCCCCTCGGTCTCGCTGTCGTCGGAGGCCGCAGCCCCAACGTCGGCGTGTCCGGGTTCCTCCTGGGCAGCGGCCTCTCATTCCTGACCGGCAGGCGAGGATTTGGCTGTGACAACGTCCGGAACTTCCAGGTGGCTCTCGTATCCGGCGAGATCGTGAATGCCAACCCCGAAGAAAACCGGGACCTCTACTGGGCGCtccgtggtggtggtggatcCAGCTTCGGCATCACAACCCGATATAACCTTGAAACTTACAAGCAAGGCGACATCTGGAGCCGGCTGACAGTGTGGCCAGCCAGCGAGGCAGCCAACGTTCTCGGTACTTTTTCTACAATCACCAAAGAAAAGCTACACTCTGGACAAGACCCGGACTCCCACTTCATGTATGGTTTGGCCTATCCCGAAGGTGCGGAGGGAGACGGGCTTGTGACAACGGTTTATGGCTTCCACCTAAACCTTTCGTCCCCACACGCGCCAGATGGCGAATCGGACACCATGGAGAGCTTCACTCAGCTTCCAGCCCAGCTCATGAATAACACGCTTGTCTCGAACCTCACCGGGCAGGTTCGGCACCTCTCCATATTTGGGGAGGGCAAGAGGGAGACGTGGTACGCGATGTCCATCCGCGACGGCTCAGACAGCAGGGCCTTCCTGAccgacatcaccatcaccttCACCGCGTTCGCCGACGAACTCAGAGCAGCTGGAGATGCTCGGAAAACCACT GCCATGCAGATGAATGGCGGCAACCCCACGGGCCTCAGACCTAGCGAGTTCCCTTCgtacatcatcatcatctccgtACCCACCACCTGGACCGATCCGGCTCTCGACGAATTCGTCGAGACCCGCACTAACCAATTCGTCAACGACGTGAgcgccatggccaaggcgAGGGGGTTTGGGAACGGCTACGAGTACATGAACTATGCTGGGAAGCTGCAGGATGAGATTGCAAGTTACGGTGAGGAGAACCAGGTCAAGCTTCAGGCTATCGCACGCAAGTATGACCCGGACGGTCTCTTGCGTAAGCTCTGGGAGGGTTACTTCAAGCCGTAA